From Fusobacterium mortiferum ATCC 9817, a single genomic window includes:
- the rplF gene encoding 50S ribosomal protein L6, giving the protein MSRVGKKPIIVPSGVEVTINGNVVTVKGPKGTLTKEFNSELTIKEVKGEAHHHAVNEIVVERPNDLPAVRAIHGTTRALINNMILGVSQGFRKTLNLVGVGYRAAAKGKGLELALGYSHPVIIDEVPGITFTVEKNTTIHIDGIEKDVVGQVAADIRAKRAPEPYKGKGVKYSDEVVRRKEGKKS; this is encoded by the coding sequence ATGTCAAGAGTAGGTAAAAAACCTATAATAGTGCCTTCTGGAGTTGAAGTAACAATAAACGGAAACGTAGTTACTGTAAAAGGACCAAAAGGTACTCTAACAAAAGAATTTAATTCAGAATTAACAATAAAAGAAGTTAAAGGTGAAGCTCATCACCACGCTGTAAATGAAATCGTTGTTGAAAGACCTAACGATTTACCAGCAGTAAGAGCTATACATGGAACTACAAGAGCTCTAATCAACAACATGATTTTAGGAGTTTCTCAAGGATTTAGAAAAACTCTTAATCTAGTTGGAGTTGGATACAGAGCAGCTGCAAAAGGAAAAGGACTAGAATTAGCATTAGGATACTCTCATCCAGTAATCATTGATGAAGTACCTGGAATTACATTCACAGTTGAGAAAAACACAACTATCCACATCGACGGTATCGAAAAAGATGTAGTAGGACAAGTTGCTGCTGATATAAGAGCTAAAAGAGCTCCTGAGCCATATAAAGGAAAAGGAGTTAAGTATTCTGACGAAGTTGTTAGAAGAAAAGAAGGTAAAAAATCGTAA
- the rplR gene encoding 50S ribosomal protein L18, with amino-acid sequence MFKKVDRQAVRTRKHLSIRNKISGTADRPRLSVYRSNNNIFAQLIDDVNGVTLVSASTIDKALKANIANGGNVEAAKTVGKALAERAAAKGITNIVFDRSGYKYTGRVAALAEAAREAGLSF; translated from the coding sequence TTGTTTAAGAAGGTAGATAGACAAGCTGTAAGAACAAGAAAGCATTTATCAATCAGAAATAAAATTTCTGGTACAGCTGATAGACCAAGACTTTCTGTATATAGATCAAACAACAATATCTTTGCTCAATTAATAGATGATGTTAATGGAGTAACTCTAGTTTCTGCATCAACTATTGATAAAGCGTTAAAAGCAAATATTGCAAATGGTGGAAATGTAGAGGCTGCTAAGACTGTAGGAAAAGCACTAGCAGAAAGAGCAGCAGCTAAAGGAATAACAAATATCGTATTCGACAGATCAGGATACAAGTACACAGGAAGAGTAGCAGCTCTTGCTGAGGCAGCTAGAGAAGCTGGATTAAGCTTCTAA
- the rpsE gene encoding 30S ribosomal protein S5 — protein sequence MSKLANREEKQYQEKLLKISRVSKTTKGGRTISFSVLAAVGDGEGKVGLGLGKANGVPDAIRKALSSAKKNLVDVSLKGSTIPHETEGKWGATTLWMAPAYEGTGVIAGSATREILELVGVHDILTKIKGSRNKHNVARATIEALKSLRTAEQIAALRGKEVKDILS from the coding sequence TTGTCTAAGTTAGCAAATAGAGAAGAAAAACAATATCAAGAAAAATTATTAAAGATATCAAGAGTTTCTAAGACAACTAAAGGAGGAAGAACAATATCTTTCTCAGTTTTAGCAGCTGTTGGTGATGGAGAAGGAAAAGTTGGATTAGGATTAGGAAAAGCTAATGGTGTACCTGATGCTATAAGAAAAGCACTTTCTTCTGCAAAGAAAAATTTAGTAGATGTTTCTCTAAAAGGGTCTACTATTCCTCATGAAACTGAAGGAAAATGGGGAGCAACAACTTTATGGATGGCACCAGCTTACGAAGGAACTGGAGTTATCGCTGGATCTGCAACAAGAGAGATATTAGAGCTTGTTGGAGTACATGACATTTTAACTAAAATTAAAGGTTCTAGAAACAAACACAACGTTGCTAGAGCTACAATAGAAGCTTTAAAATCACTTAGAACAGCTGAGCAAATCGCTGCTTTAAGAGGTAAAGAAGTAAAAGATATCTTAAGCTAG
- the rpmD gene encoding 50S ribosomal protein L30, with protein MVKLRIELVKSIIGRKPNHIATVKSLGLKKMNDVVEHVETPELKGKLAQVSYLLKVEEVQA; from the coding sequence ATGGTAAAGCTTAGAATAGAGCTTGTAAAAAGCATAATCGGAAGAAAGCCTAACCACATAGCAACTGTAAAGTCGCTAGGGCTTAAGAAGATGAATGATGTTGTGGAGCATGTAGAAACTCCTGAGTTAAAAGGAAAGCTAGCTCAAGTTTCTTACTTACTTAAAGTAGAGGAGGTGCAAGCTTAA
- the rplO gene encoding 50S ribosomal protein L15 produces MKLNELMPSVPRKARKRVGRGESSGLGKTSGKGSNGQKSRAGGGVKPYFEGGQMPIYRRVPKRGFSNALFKKEYAIVTLDLLNRFEDGAEVTPEILFETGLVRKMMDGIKVLGNGTLDKKLTVKAHKVSASAKAAIEAKGGVVEIIEVKTFADVAKNNK; encoded by the coding sequence ATGAAATTAAACGAATTAATGCCTTCTGTACCAAGAAAAGCTAGAAAAAGAGTTGGAAGAGGAGAATCTTCTGGATTAGGAAAAACATCTGGAAAAGGAAGCAATGGACAAAAGTCTAGAGCTGGTGGAGGAGTAAAACCTTACTTCGAAGGTGGACAAATGCCTATCTATAGAAGAGTTCCAAAAAGAGGTTTCTCTAACGCATTATTCAAGAAAGAGTATGCTATAGTTACATTAGATCTTTTAAATAGATTTGAAGATGGAGCTGAAGTTACTCCTGAAATCTTATTCGAAACTGGATTAGTTAGAAAAATGATGGACGGAATCAAAGTTTTAGGAAATGGAACTTTAGATAAAAAATTAACTGTAAAAGCTCACAAAGTTTCTGCATCTGCTAAAGCAGCTATTGAAGCTAAAGGTGGAGTAGTAGAAATCATAGAAGTTAAAACATTTGCTGATGTTGCTAAGAACAACAAGTAG
- the secY gene encoding preprotein translocase subunit SecY has protein sequence MTLMEKFNMKLSSIMQIPELRERIVFTLLMFLVARVGTYIPAPGVDVDRLATMTAQSDILGYINMFSGGAFKRVSIFALGIVPYINSSIVFSLLAVIIPKIEEIQKEGESGRNKITQWTRYLTIGIAIIQAFGVCMWLQSVGLVTTPGTMFFLTTIVTLTAGTVFLMWIGEQISIKGIGNGVSLLIFLNVISGGPSNVVQTIQSMRGSKFLIPVLLLIALAGILVVAGIVIFQLGQRKIPIHYVGKGFNGRGGMGQNSYIPLKLNSAGVMPVIFASVVMMIPSAIVNAIPSEYTIKTTLAMVFSQSHPVYMIIYAVVIIFFSFFYTAIVFDPEKVADNLKQGGGTIPGIRPGTETVEYLEGVVTRITWGGAFFLAAISILPYAIFTSFGLPVFFGGTGIIIVVGVAIDTVQQINAHLVMREYKGFI, from the coding sequence TTGACTTTAATGGAAAAATTTAATATGAAATTGAGTAGCATTATGCAGATTCCTGAGTTAAGAGAGAGAATCGTCTTCACCTTGTTAATGTTTTTAGTTGCTAGAGTAGGAACTTACATTCCTGCTCCAGGGGTAGATGTAGATAGACTCGCAACTATGACAGCACAAAGTGATATATTGGGTTATATCAATATGTTTTCTGGAGGAGCTTTCAAGAGAGTATCTATATTTGCTCTTGGGATAGTTCCTTACATTAACTCATCAATTGTATTCAGCTTATTAGCTGTAATAATCCCTAAAATTGAAGAAATTCAAAAAGAGGGTGAGTCTGGAAGAAATAAAATTACTCAATGGACAAGATATTTAACTATTGGAATAGCAATAATACAAGCTTTTGGAGTATGTATGTGGTTACAATCAGTTGGACTAGTTACAACTCCAGGAACTATGTTTTTCCTAACTACAATCGTAACATTAACTGCTGGTACAGTATTTTTAATGTGGATTGGAGAGCAAATCTCTATTAAAGGGATAGGAAATGGAGTTTCACTTCTAATCTTCTTGAACGTAATATCTGGAGGACCTTCAAATGTTGTTCAGACTATTCAAAGTATGAGAGGAAGTAAATTCTTAATACCAGTATTACTATTAATAGCTTTAGCTGGAATATTAGTAGTAGCTGGAATTGTTATTTTCCAATTGGGACAAAGAAAAATACCTATTCACTATGTAGGAAAAGGATTTAATGGAAGAGGAGGTATGGGTCAAAACTCATATATTCCTTTAAAGTTAAATAGTGCTGGAGTAATGCCAGTTATCTTTGCATCAGTAGTAATGATGATTCCATCAGCTATTGTTAATGCAATTCCATCTGAATATACAATTAAAACTACATTAGCAATGGTATTTAGTCAAAGTCACCCAGTATATATGATAATATATGCTGTAGTAATCATATTTTTCTCTTTCTTCTATACTGCTATAGTATTTGATCCTGAAAAAGTGGCAGATAACTTAAAGCAAGGTGGAGGAACAATCCCAGGAATAAGACCTGGAACTGAAACAGTTGAGTATTTAGAAGGTGTCGTAACAAGAATTACTTGGGGTGGTGCTTTCTTCTTAGCAGCTATATCAATATTACCATATGCAATATTTACTTCTTTTGGTCTTCCAGTTTTCTTTGGGGGAACAGGGATAATTATTGTTGTTGGAGTTGCTATTGATACAGTTCAACAGATAAATGCTCATCTAGTAATGAGAGAATATAAAGGATTTATATAG
- a CDS encoding adenylate kinase — protein MNIMLFGAPGAGKGTQAKFLIEKYGIPQISTGDILRAAIKEGTAMGLEAKKFMDEGKLVPDSTIIGIIKDRLSQEDCKKGFILDGFPRTLAQAEALEVLMKDMGIALDKVISLNVPDELIVGRVTGRKVCPVCGASFHVEFNPPKVEGKCDYCGAELITRKDDNAETVTKRLGEYHSQTAPLFDFYKSRNLLVDIDGTKEVDAITQEIFAILG, from the coding sequence ATGAATATCATGTTATTTGGTGCACCAGGTGCAGGAAAAGGAACTCAGGCTAAGTTCTTAATAGAAAAATATGGAATACCTCAAATATCAACTGGAGATATTCTAAGAGCAGCTATAAAAGAGGGAACTGCTATGGGATTAGAAGCTAAAAAATTTATGGATGAAGGGAAATTAGTTCCAGATTCTACAATCATTGGAATAATCAAAGATAGATTATCACAAGAGGATTGTAAAAAAGGATTTATCCTAGATGGATTCCCTAGAACTTTAGCTCAAGCAGAAGCACTAGAAGTATTAATGAAAGATATGGGAATAGCTTTAGATAAAGTTATATCATTAAATGTTCCAGATGAACTAATAGTAGGAAGAGTTACAGGAAGAAAAGTATGTCCAGTATGTGGAGCATCTTTCCATGTAGAATTTAATCCACCAAAAGTAGAAGGAAAATGTGATTACTGTGGAGCAGAATTAATTACTAGAAAGGATGATAATGCTGAAACAGTAACTAAGAGATTAGGAGAATATCACTCTCAAACAGCTCCTTTATTTGATTTCTATAAATCAAGAAACTTATTAGTAGACATCGATGGAACAAAAGAAGTAGATGCTATAACTCAAGAGATTTTTGCTATTCTTGGATAA
- the map gene encoding type I methionyl aminopeptidase: MAIIKTLDQINEIKKSNQIIARLYRDILPKYIKPGISTYEIDKIVDDYIRSQGAIPACIGVPGPYGAFPAATCISVNEEVVHGVPNGRILQEGDIVSIDTVTNLNGYFGDSAITFPVGEIDEESKKLLEVTEKSRTIGIEMAVVGNRLGDIGHAIQQYVEKNGFSVVRDYAGHGVGLSMHEDPMVPNFGRKGRGLKIENGMVLAIEPMVNVGTYKLNMKDDGWTVVTKDGKRSAHFEHSIAIIDGKAVILSEID; this comes from the coding sequence ATGGCAATAATAAAGACTTTAGACCAAATAAATGAGATAAAAAAATCTAATCAAATCATTGCAAGATTATATAGAGATATTTTACCTAAGTATATCAAACCAGGAATTTCTACATATGAAATTGATAAGATAGTAGATGACTATATTAGAAGCCAAGGAGCGATACCAGCGTGTATAGGAGTTCCTGGACCATATGGAGCCTTTCCAGCTGCAACTTGTATATCTGTCAATGAAGAAGTAGTACATGGAGTACCTAATGGAAGAATACTTCAAGAGGGAGATATAGTAAGTATAGATACTGTAACAAATTTAAATGGTTATTTTGGAGATTCAGCTATAACTTTCCCAGTTGGAGAGATAGACGAAGAATCAAAAAAATTATTAGAAGTTACAGAAAAATCTAGAACTATAGGAATAGAGATGGCAGTAGTTGGAAATAGACTAGGAGATATTGGTCATGCTATCCAACAATATGTAGAGAAAAATGGTTTTAGTGTAGTAAGGGATTATGCTGGACATGGAGTGGGACTTTCAATGCACGAAGACCCTATGGTACCTAACTTTGGAAGAAAAGGAAGAGGATTAAAAATAGAAAATGGAATGGTACTAGCTATAGAACCAATGGTAAATGTCGGAACATATAAACTTAATATGAAAGATGATGGATGGACAGTTGTAACTAAGGACGGAAAGAGGTCTGCACACTTTGAACATTCTATTGCAATTATTGATGGTAAGGCAGTAATTTTAAGTGAAATAGATTAA
- the infA gene encoding translation initiation factor IF-1: protein MSKKDVIELEGTILEALPNAMFKVELENGHTILGHISGKMRMNYIKILPGDGVTVQISPYDLSRGRIVYRKKN, encoded by the coding sequence ATGTCAAAAAAAGATGTTATCGAATTAGAAGGTACTATTTTAGAAGCCCTTCCAAATGCGATGTTTAAAGTTGAATTAGAGAATGGGCACACTATTTTAGGCCATATCTCTGGTAAGATGAGAATGAACTACATTAAAATTTTACCTGGAGATGGAGTGACTGTACAAATCTCTCCTTATGACTTGTCAAGGGGTAGAATAGTATACAGGAAGAAAAATTAA
- the rpmJ gene encoding 50S ribosomal protein L36, with product MKVRVSVKPICDKCKVIKRHGKVRVICENPKHKQVQG from the coding sequence ATGAAAGTAAGAGTATCAGTTAAACCTATTTGTGACAAGTGCAAAGTTATCAAGAGACATGGAAAAGTTAGAGTTATATGTGAAAACCCTAAACACAAACAAGTTCAAGGATAA
- the rpsM gene encoding 30S ribosomal protein S13: MARIAGVDIPRNKRVEIALTYIYGIGKPTSQKILTEAGINFDTRVKDLTEEEVNKIRAIVETIKVEGDLRKEVRLSIKRLMDIKCYRGLRHKMNLPVRGQSSKTNARTVKGPKKPIKK, from the coding sequence TTGGCTAGAATAGCAGGAGTAGATATCCCAAGAAACAAGAGAGTTGAGATAGCTTTAACTTACATTTACGGAATCGGAAAACCAACTTCACAAAAAATCTTAACAGAAGCTGGAATTAACTTTGATACAAGAGTTAAGGACTTAACTGAAGAAGAAGTAAACAAAATCAGAGCTATTGTTGAAACTATTAAAGTAGAGGGAGACCTAAGAAAAGAAGTAAGACTTTCTATAAAAAGACTTATGGATATCAAATGTTACAGAGGATTAAGACACAAAATGAATCTACCTGTAAGAGGACAAAGTTCAAAAACTAACGCAAGAACAGTTAAAGGTCCAAAAAAACCTATTAAAAAGTAA
- the rpsK gene encoding 30S ribosomal protein S11, producing the protein MAKKKVAKIKKKVKNIPNGVAHIHSTFNNTIVAITDAEGKVVSWKSGGTSGFKGTKKGTPFAAQIAAEQAANIAMENGMKKVEVRVKGPGSGREACIRSLQAAGLEVTKITDVTPIPHNGCRPPKRRRV; encoded by the coding sequence TTGGCTAAAAAGAAGGTAGCTAAGATTAAAAAGAAAGTTAAAAATATTCCTAACGGAGTTGCCCATATACATTCAACTTTTAATAACACAATAGTTGCTATTACTGATGCAGAAGGTAAAGTTGTAAGTTGGAAATCAGGAGGAACTTCTGGTTTCAAAGGAACTAAAAAAGGAACTCCATTTGCAGCTCAAATCGCAGCTGAGCAAGCAGCAAATATTGCTATGGAAAATGGAATGAAAAAAGTAGAAGTAAGAGTGAAAGGTCCAGGATCTGGAAGAGAAGCTTGTATCAGATCATTACAAGCAGCTGGATTAGAGGTAACTAAAATAACTGACGTTACTCCTATCCCACACAATGGATGTAGACCACCAAAAAGAAGAAGAGTGTAG
- the rpsD gene encoding 30S ribosomal protein S4 has translation MARNRQPVLKKCRALGIDPVVLGVNKSSKRGPRPNANKKPTEYAVQLREKQKAKFIYNVMEKQFRKIYEEAARKLGVTGLTLIEYLERRLENVVYRLGFAKTRRQARQIVSHGHVAVNGRRVNIASYRVKVGDVISIIENSKNLDIIKTSVEDATVPAWLELDRAAFSGKVLQNPTKDDLDFDLNESLIVEFYSR, from the coding sequence ATGGCAAGAAATAGACAGCCTGTATTGAAGAAATGTAGAGCGCTAGGAATTGATCCAGTAGTTTTAGGAGTTAACAAATCTTCTAAAAGAGGACCAAGACCAAATGCAAATAAAAAGCCTACAGAGTATGCAGTTCAATTAAGAGAAAAACAAAAAGCAAAATTCATATATAATGTAATGGAAAAACAATTTAGAAAGATATACGAGGAAGCAGCAAGAAAACTTGGTGTAACTGGTTTAACTTTAATCGAGTACTTAGAGAGAAGATTAGAGAACGTAGTTTACAGATTAGGATTTGCTAAAACTAGAAGACAAGCTAGACAAATCGTTTCTCACGGACACGTAGCTGTAAACGGAAGAAGAGTTAATATCGCTTCTTACAGAGTAAAAGTAGGAGATGTTATCTCTATAATAGAAAATTCTAAAAACTTAGATATAATCAAAACATCTGTAGAGGATGCAACTGTACCAGCTTGGTTAGAGCTAGACAGAGCTGCTTTCTCTGGTAAAGTTTTACAAAACCCAACTAAAGACGACTTAGATTTCGATTTAAACGAGTCATTAATAGTTGAGTTCTACTCTAGATAA
- a CDS encoding DNA-directed RNA polymerase subunit alpha: MLKIEKHARGINITEVKENEFKGQYIVEPLYRGYGHTVGNALRRVLLSSIPGAAIKGVRINGVLSEFSVMEGVKEAVTEIILNIKEIVVKAETSGERKMTLSVKGPKTVTAADIIPDVGIEIVNPEQVICTITTDRELDMEFLVDTGEGFVVSEDIERKDWPVDYIAVDAIYTPIRKVSYTIQDTMVGRMTDFDKLTLEIETDGSIEIRDALSYAVELLKLHFDPFLELGNKMENLRAEVEDEEEDSTTHSKDDNILNTKIEELDLTVRSFNCLKKAGIEEVSQLAKLSLNELLKIKNLGRKSLDEILEKMKELGYDLTQNGSPE; this comes from the coding sequence ATGTTAAAGATTGAGAAACATGCAAGGGGTATCAATATAACTGAAGTAAAAGAGAATGAATTTAAAGGTCAATACATAGTTGAGCCTTTATATAGAGGTTATGGGCATACTGTTGGTAATGCTTTGAGAAGAGTTTTACTTTCGTCTATCCCAGGAGCTGCTATTAAAGGTGTGAGAATTAACGGTGTATTAAGTGAATTCTCTGTTATGGAAGGAGTAAAAGAAGCTGTAACTGAAATTATCCTAAACATAAAAGAAATAGTTGTTAAAGCTGAAACTAGTGGTGAAAGAAAAATGACTCTTTCTGTTAAAGGACCTAAGACAGTAACTGCAGCTGATATAATACCTGATGTAGGAATAGAAATAGTAAATCCTGAACAAGTTATTTGTACAATAACTACAGATAGAGAACTTGACATGGAATTTCTTGTAGATACTGGAGAAGGATTTGTTGTATCAGAAGATATCGAAAGAAAAGATTGGCCAGTAGATTATATAGCAGTAGATGCTATCTATACTCCAATTAGAAAGGTATCATATACTATCCAAGATACAATGGTTGGTAGAATGACTGATTTCGACAAATTAACTTTAGAAATCGAAACAGATGGAAGCATAGAAATAAGAGATGCATTATCTTATGCAGTTGAGTTGTTAAAATTACACTTCGATCCTTTCTTAGAGTTAGGTAACAAAATGGAAAACCTAAGAGCTGAAGTAGAGGATGAAGAAGAAGATTCAACTACTCACTCTAAAGATGATAATATTCTAAATACTAAGATAGAAGAGCTAGATTTAACAGTTAGATCATTTAACTGCTTAAAGAAAGCTGGAATAGAAGAAGTAAGTCAATTAGCAAAATTATCGCTTAACGAACTTCTAAAAATTAAAAATCTAGGAAGAAAATCTTTAGATGAAATCCTAGAGAAAATGAAAGAATTAGGATATGATCTAACTCAAAATGGATCTCCTGAGTAA
- the rplQ gene encoding 50S ribosomal protein L17, whose translation MNHNKSYRKLGRRADHRKAMLKNLTISLLSAEKIETTVTRAKELRKFAERMITLGKKNTLASRRSAFAFLRNEEVVAKLFNEIAPKYAERNGGYTRIIKTTVRKGDSAEMAIIELV comes from the coding sequence ATGAATCACAATAAATCATATAGAAAGTTAGGTAGAAGAGCTGACCACAGAAAAGCTATGCTAAAAAACTTAACTATATCTTTACTAAGTGCAGAGAAAATAGAAACTACTGTAACTAGAGCAAAAGAATTAAGAAAATTTGCTGAGAGAATGATAACTTTAGGAAAGAAAAATACTCTAGCTTCTAGAAGAAGTGCATTTGCTTTCTTAAGAAACGAAGAAGTAGTAGCTAAGTTATTCAACGAAATAGCACCTAAATATGCAGAGAGAAATGGTGGATATACAAGAATCATCAAAACTACTGTTAGAAAAGGTGACTCAGCTGAAATGGCTATAATCGAGCTAGTTTAA
- a CDS encoding PTS sugar transporter subunit IIA, with protein MKTINKLVLLEGNEVVLSKEEAIKKLADKLEEAGFLTSCNEFLESVYLREEIAPTTVGYGIGLPHGKGSCVKESVVAFMRVKNPILWNIQDDEKVKIVFMLAVSEEEGKGTHNDILVELSKKILDSNFRNRIENSSSIEEIVKLINE; from the coding sequence ATGAAAACGATAAATAAGTTAGTACTATTAGAAGGGAATGAAGTGGTTCTATCTAAAGAGGAAGCTATAAAAAAATTAGCTGATAAATTAGAAGAGGCTGGGTTTTTAACTAGTTGTAATGAGTTTTTAGAGTCTGTATATTTAAGGGAAGAGATAGCTCCAACAACAGTGGGATATGGAATAGGGCTTCCACATGGAAAAGGAAGCTGTGTAAAAGAATCAGTGGTAGCATTTATGAGAGTAAAAAATCCTATTCTTTGGAATATTCAAGATGATGAAAAAGTTAAAATAGTTTTTATGCTAGCTGTATCTGAAGAAGAAGGAAAAGGAACACATAATGACATCTTAGTAGAGTTATCTAAAAAGATATTAGATAGTAATTTTAGAAATAGAATAGAAAATAGTAGTAGTATTGAAGAGATAGTAAAATTGATTAATGAATAA
- a CDS encoding sodium:proton antiporter — MLLQIFASNIGGTATMIGDPPNLIIASLSGLEFNDFIFNLTPFIIINMAVLLTSSALYFKNKLQVSNELKAGIMELSLERTITNKKLLIQSIVIFSLVILGFLSNSFTHIGLAIIAILGAAVLIFLSKKKPEEIFAKVEWDTLFFFGGLFVLVDGIENLGIISKLSEYLIYFTNGHLKFTSSLILIISTILSPIVGSIPHTLSFGKILLEITPNFSGDTQVLWWALSLGACLGGNMTIVGAAANIVGASVAKKGGIEISFMEFLKWGTIVVAQSTILSLIYIYLRY, encoded by the coding sequence GTGCTTTTACAAATTTTTGCTTCTAATATTGGTGGAACTGCTACAATGATTGGAGACCCACCTAACCTTATTATTGCGAGCCTTAGTGGATTAGAATTTAATGATTTTATTTTTAATCTAACTCCATTTATTATAATCAATATGGCTGTTCTTCTAACTAGTTCAGCTCTATATTTCAAAAATAAGTTACAAGTATCTAATGAATTAAAAGCTGGAATAATGGAACTAAGCTTAGAAAGAACTATTACAAATAAAAAATTACTTATTCAATCTATAGTTATTTTCTCTCTTGTTATTTTAGGATTTTTAAGTAATAGCTTTACTCATATTGGACTTGCTATAATAGCTATCCTTGGAGCTGCTGTCTTAATATTTTTAAGTAAAAAGAAACCTGAAGAGATATTTGCAAAAGTAGAATGGGATACTTTATTTTTCTTTGGAGGATTATTTGTATTAGTTGATGGAATTGAAAATCTTGGTATCATTAGTAAATTATCTGAATATCTAATATACTTCACTAATGGTCATCTAAAATTTACTTCTAGCTTAATACTTATTATTTCAACTATTTTATCTCCTATAGTAGGTTCAATACCTCATACCTTATCTTTTGGTAAAATATTATTAGAGATTACACCTAATTTTTCTGGAGATACCCAAGTACTTTGGTGGGCACTATCTCTAGGAGCTTGTTTAGGAGGAAATATGACAATAGTTGGAGCTGCTGCAAATATAGTTGGAGCTTCCGTAGCTAAAAAAGGGGGAATAGAGATTTCCTTTATGGAATTTTTAAAATGGGGAACTATTGTTGTAGCTCAATCTACAATTCTTAGTCTAATCTATATATATTTAAGATATTAA